The following are encoded together in the Brassica napus cultivar Da-Ae chromosome A9, Da-Ae, whole genome shotgun sequence genome:
- the LOC106435147 gene encoding probable protein phosphatase 2C 52, whose translation MGGCVSTSSKSTCSSWSNGEKPMPRPYLGIGCCVSKRAKRTFSDHIVSLQNLASIPNRIITSGKSRSSCIFTQQGRKGINQDAMIVWEDFMSEDVTFCGVFDGHGPFGHLVARKVRDTLPVKLQSFFHALQSKQNGRFRRSSSKSAVQEAVKEGTDEDKLKGLWGEAFFKSFKAMDKELRSHPNVDCFCSGSTAVTILKQGSNLFMGNIGDSRAILGSKDSNDTMVATQLTVDLKPDLPREAERIKRCKGRVFALQDEPEVSRVWLPFDDAPGLAMARAFGDFCLKEYGVISIPEFTHRVLTDKDQFIVLASDGIWDVLSNEEVVDIVASSSSRASAARILVNSAAREWKLKYPTSKMDDCAVVCLFLDGKMDSESDYDEQGFSSATNAVESDDGQRSEPCLQRNFTVRSSSDQENETYGNNVNADTEGEDEKTVGDQNWLGLEGVTRVNSLVQLPRFSEEKSKT comes from the exons ATGGGAGGTTGTGTTTCTACTAGCAGTAAGAGTACGTGTAGCAGCTGGAGCAATGGAGAGAAGCCAATGCCTCGTCCATATCTCGGGATCGGTTGTTGTGTGAGCAAAAGAGCCAAGAGAACGTTTTCAGACCATATTGTCTCACTACAGAACTTGGCCTCTATACCAAACCGTATCATCACCAGCGGCAAGAGCAGGAGCTCTTGCATTTTCACTCAACAAGGACGCAAGGGTATTAACCAAGACGCCATGATTGTGTGGGAA GATTTTATGTCCGAGGATGTGACATTTTGTGGTGTATTCGATGGTCATGGTCCTTTTGGTCATCTTGTTGCTCGTAAAGTGAGAGATACGTTGCCTGTGAAGTTGCAGTCTTTCTTTCATGCGCTTCAGTCAAAGCAAAACGGTCGGTTCAGAAGAAGTTCAAGCAAATCAGCTGTCCAGGAAGCTGTTAAAGAAGGAACCGATGAAGATAAACTAAAAGGCTTGTGGGGAGAAGCTTTCTTTAAATCATTTAAGGCCATGGACAAGGAACTGCGGTCTCACCCTAATGTGGATTGTTTCTGTAGTGGTAGCACTGCTGTTACAATTCTCAAACAG GGGTCTAATCTCTTCATGGGGAACATTGGTGATTCTCGAGCCATTCTTGGATCAAAAGACAGTAATGATACCATGGTAGCAACTCAACTAACTGTTGATCTGAAACCTGATTTACCGA GGGAAGCTGAGAGGATCAAACGGTGCAAAGGCCGTGTCTTTGCTCTGCAAGATGAGCCAGAGGTGTCACGAGTTTGGCTACCTTTTGATGACGCTCCTGGACTGGCCATGGCTAGGGCGTTTGGTGACTTCTGTCTGAAAGAGTATGGAGTCATTTCGATACCTGAGTTCACTCACCGTGTCCTTACAGACAAAGATCAGTTCATTGTTCTTGCCTCAGATGGA ATATGGGATGTGCTAAGCAACGAAGAAGTGGTTGATATTGTAGCTTCATCTTCAAGCCGAGCATCAGCAGCAAGGATCTTGGTGAACTCGGCTGCACGTGAGTGGAAACTGAAGTATCCAACTTCAAAAATGGACGACTGTGCAGTTGTCTGTTTGTTTCTTGATGGGAAAATGGATTCTGAGTCGGATTACGATGAGCAGGGCTTCTCTTCAGCCACAAATGCTGTGGAATCAGATGATGGACAAAGATCAGAACCGTGTCTTCAAAGAAACTTCACAGTTAGATCATCATCAGATCAAGAAAACGAGACGTATGGTAATAATGTGAATGCAGATACTGAGGGAGAGGATGAGAAAACTGTGGGAGATCAAAACTGGTTGGGGCTAGAAGGTGTGACAAGAGTGAACTCACTCGTTCAGCTCCCGAGATTCTCTGAAGAAAAGTCCAAGACTTGA
- the LOC125577673 gene encoding protein STRUBBELIG-RECEPTOR FAMILY 3-like — protein sequence MDAASKRSITQFGCSKLYCLLPLLLSLLILTPSLSFAATNPDDVVAINGLYAALGAPSLPGWTASGGDPCGEAWQGVICNVSDVIISITVNAANLEGELGDNLSKFTSIRGIDFSNNRIGGYIPTNLPVTLQHFFLSANQFTGSIPESLGTLSSLSDMSLNDNQLSGELPDVFQNLVGLINLDISANNLSGTLPPSMESLSALTTLHVQNNQLSGTLDVLQVLPLQDLNIENNLFSGPIPEKLLSIPTFLKDGNQFNSTTLAPSLSPSTSPTRPFFGVPPPPPPPERNRGKIDGEPPSPKEQKSSSQTTRIVLISIAGVVLFIILVLALLLLLPKCLRRRRRRERASSVFKPHQVGADRGNRENALENGPPLLPPPVRSEKVPFTKAGQEPKVLHDIERLQRPITRQESQDIDFSTLTPPPPPPPPPPPPPAPPVVTFMPIKSPERPFKKPSPKTRLPLSSVKHYSVASLQQYTESFSQENLLGSGMLGSVYKARLPDGKLFAVKKLDKRACEQQQDHEFIELVNDIDRIRHANIVELVGYCAEHDQRLLIYEYCSNGTLQDGLHSDDEFKKKLSWNKRVRMALGAARALEYLHEVCEPPIIHRNFKSVNVLLDDDLSVLVSDCGLAPLISSGSVSQLSGQLLAAYGYGAPEFDSGVYTWQSDVYSFGVVMLELLTGRMSYDRDRSRAEQFLVRWAVPQLHDIDALGKMVDPSLNGLYPAKSLSHFADIISRCVQSEPEFRPLMSEVVQDLLDMIRRERHGSGEPSAD from the exons ATGGATGCTGCTAGTAAGAGATCTATTACACAGTTCGGGTGTTCTAAGCTCTactgtcttcttcctctgctcttGTCTTTGCTGATTTTGACTCCTTCCCTCTCCTTTGCTGCTACTAACCCTGACGATG TTGTTGCAATCAACGGTTTATACGCTGCGCTTGGGGCGCCTTCGCTTCCTGGCTGGACTGCTTCTGGTGGAGATCCGTGTGGTGAAGCTTGGCAAGGCGTTATCTGCAATGTCTCAGATGTTATAATAAGCAT AACTGTAAATGCGGCGAATTTGGAAGGAGAGCTTGGTGACAACTTATCTAAGTTCACTTCTATCAGGGGAAT AGATTTTAGTAACAATCGCATTGGAGGATACATACCGACTAATTTGCCAGTTACATTGCAGCATTT TTTTCTTTCAGCTAATCAGTTTACAGGAAGCATCCCTGAATCTTTAGGAACACTAAGTTCTCTGAGTGACAT GTCTTTGAATGATAACCAACTCTCAGGAGAGTTACCTGATGTGTTTCAAAACCTTGTTGGGCTGATCAATCT AGACATATCTGCTAACAATCTAAGCGGCACATTGCCTCCTTCAATGGAGAGTTTATCAGCTCTTACAACATT ACATGTTCAGAACAATCAGCTCTCAGGAACTCTAGACGTTCTTCAAGTCCTTCCTCTGCAAGACTT AAACATAGAGAATAATCTCTTCTCTGGACCCATACCTGAAAAACTACTAAGCATTCCGACATTCCT AAAGGATGGAAACCAGTTCAACTCCACCACACTTGCACCATCACTGTCTCCTTCTACATCTCCAACACGACCGTTCTTTGGAGttccaccaccacctcctccaccTGAAAGAAACCGAGGGAAAATTGATGGTGAACCTCCTTCTCCAAAAGAGCAGAAGAGCTCTTCACAAACCACACGGATAGTCCTCATATCAATCGCTGGTGTCGTCCTCTTCATAATCCTTGTTTTGGCATTACTCTTGCTGCTGCCAAAGTGtttaagaaggagaagaagaagagaacgtGCTAGTAGTGTCTTTAAACCGCATCAAGTTGGTGCTGACAGAGGAAACAGAGAGAATGCTCTGGAGAATGGGCCTCCTCTACTCCCTCCACCTGTTCGGTCTGAGAAAG TACCATTCACGAAAGCTGGACAAGAACCAAAGGTTTTACATGACATTGAGCGGTTGCAAAGACCTATAACAAGACAGGAGAGTCAAGACATTGACTTCTCAACGCTTacgcctccacctcctcctcctcctcctccaccgccgCCACCAGCTCCTCCTGTGGTCACCTTTATGCCAATTAAGTCTCCTGAGAGACCTTTTAAGAAGCCTTCCCCTAAGACACGCTTACCCTTATCTTCTGTGAAGCACTACTCCGTTGCATCTCTTCAGCAATACACTGAAAGCTTCTCTCAGGAGAATCTCCTTGGCTCGGGCATGCTTGGGAGTGTTTACAAGGCTCGTCTTCCCGATGGAAAGCTCTTTGCTGTGAAGAAGTTGGACAAGAGGGCTTGTGAACAGCAACAGGACCATGAGTTCATCGAACTAGTGAACGATATAGATAGGATACGCCACGCCAACATCGTTGAACTTGTTGGTTACTGCGCTGAGCACGACCAGAGACTACTGATCTACGAGTATTGCAGTAATGGTACGTTGCAAGACGGTTTGCATTCAGACGATGAGTTCAAGAAGAAGCTCTCGTGGAACAAACGTGTCAGAATGGCACTTGGAGCTGCTAGAGCCCTTGA GTACTTGCATGAGGTGTGTGAACCACCAATCATACACAGAAACTTCAAATCAGTCAATGTCCTACTGGACGATGATCTGAGTGTTCTTGTCTCGGATTGTGGTTTGGCCCCATTGATATCATCAGGCTCTGTGAGTCAG TTGTCAGGACAGTTGCTTGCGGCTTACGGATATGGAGCTCCAGAGTTTGACTCAGGAGTCTATACATGGCAGAGTGATGTATACAGTTTTGGTGTTGTTATGTTAGAACTCTTGACTGGTAGAATGTCCTACGACAG GGACCGGAGTAGAGCAGAGCAGTTCTTGGTGAGGTGGGCGGTTCCTCAGCTTCATGATATCGATGCGTTGGGTAAAATGGTTGATCCATCTCTTAATGGACTGTACCCTGCAAAGTCATTGTCACACTTTGCTGATATAATTTCGCGGTGTGTTCAG TCTGAACCAGAGTTTAGACCATTGATGTCTGAAGTAGTTCAAGATCTTCTGGATATGATCAGAAGAGAGCGGCATGGTTCAGGGGAGCCTAGCGCAGACTAG
- the LOC125577674 gene encoding indole-3-acetic acid-amido synthetase GH3.10-like codes for MLGLRTLLVFCIAVVPSLMEPAEAGHADVIGWFEHVSEKASKAQSETLRRILELNSRVEYLRKWLGDVDVEEMDDDTLETLFTSLVPIVSHADLDPYIQRIADGETSPLLTQEPITVLSLSSGTTEGRQKYVPFTCHSSQTTLQIFRLSAAYRSRFYPIKEGGRILEFIYAGKEFKTPGGLTVGTATTHYYSSKEFKTKQETTKSFTCSPREVISGGDFGQCTYCHLLLGLHFSKQVEFVASAFSYTIVQAFSLFEDTWRDICADIKEGSLSSRITLPRMRKAVLALIRPNPSLASRIEEVCTELESNMGWLGLIPKLWPNAKYVSSIMTGSMLPYLTKLRHYAGGLPLVSADYGSTESWIGVNVDPQLPPEDVSFAVIPTFSYFEFIPLYRQQTHQQDLCSEGDFVEEKPVPLSQVKLGQEYELVLTTFTGLYRYRLGDVVEVTGFHNGTPKLSFIYRRKLILTINIDKNTEKDLQRVVDKASQLLSRTTHAEVVDFTSHADVKARPGRYIIYWEIRGEAEDKALEDCCREMDAGFVDHGYVVSRRMKSIGPLELRVVERGTFGKVAERCVGKCGGLNQFKTPRCTTNSVMLDILDGSTVKRFSSSAYN; via the exons ATGTTGGGGTTAAGAACTCTACTGGTTTTTTGCATAGCTGTAGTGCCTTCTTTGATGGAACCTGCAGAAGCTGGGCATGCTGATGTTATTGGTTGGTTCGAGCATGTCTCGGAGAAAGCCTCCAAGGCTCAAAGTGAGACGCTGCGCCGGATTCTTGAGCTCAACTCCCGAGTAGAGTATCTGAGGAAATGGCTTGGGGATGTTGATGTTGAAGAGATGGACGACGACACCTTGGAAACTCTCTTTACTTCCTTGGTGCCTATTGTTTCCCATGCTGATTTGGATCCTTACATTCAAAGAATTGCAGATGGAGAGACTTCTCCTTTACTCACACAGGAACCCATCACTGTTCTCTCCCTCag CTCTGGAACAACAGAAGGGCGACAAAAGTATGTTCCGTTTACTTGCCATAGCTCGCAAACTACTCTTCAGATTTTCAGATTATCAGCTGCTTACAGATCAAG GTTCTATCCAATAAAGGAAGGAGGGAGGATTCTTGAGTTTATATACGCCGGGAAGGAGTTCAAGACACCAGGAGGACTGACCGTAGGAACGGCAACAACACATTACTATTCAAGCAAAGAGTTCAAAACCAAGCAAGAGACAACAAAGTCATTCACCTGCAGCCCACGAGAGGTCATCTCCGGAGGCGATTTCGGGCAGTGCACCTACTGTCATCTCCTGCTCGGTCTCCATTTCTCAAAGCAAGTGGAGTTTGTAGCCTCTGCTTTCTCCTACACCATTGTCCAAGCCTTCTCCCTGTTCGAAGACACCTGGAGAGACATATGTGCTGACATAAAGGAAGGCAGTCTCAGCTCAAGAATCACTCTCCCCAGGATGAGAAAGGCTGTGTTGGCTCTGATCAGACCGAACCCGTCTCTCGCTTCTCGTATCGAAGAGGTCTGCACTGAGCTGGAGTCGAACATGGGATGGCTTGGTTTGATTCCGAAGCTATGGCCAAACGCAAAGTACGTCTCCTCGATCATGACGGGGTCCATGTTGCCGTATCTGACGAAGCTGAGGCATTACGCTGGTGGTTTGCCTCTGGTGAGCGCGGATTATGGGTCGACTGAGAGCTGGATCGGTGTGAACGTTGATCCTCAGCTTCCTCCGGAAGACGTGAGCTTTGCTGTGATTCCGACTTTTAGTTACTTCGAGTTTATACCGCTTTACAGGCAGCAGACTCATCAACAAGACTTGTGTAGTGAAGGTGACTTTGTTGAAGAGAAGCCTGTGCCTCTCTCTCAAGTCAAACTCGGACAGGAGTATGAGCTTGTTCTCACCACTTTCACAG GTCTTTACAGGTACAGATTAGGAGACGTCGTTGAAGTGACCGGTTTTCACAACGGCACACCGAAGCTAAGTTTCATATACAGAAGAAAGCTCATCTTAACAATCAACATTGACAAGAACACAGAGAAAGATCTTCAGCGAGTGGTGGACAAGGCGTCTCAGCTTCTGAGCCGCACCACACATGCCGAAGTCGTTGACTTTACAAGCCACGCAGACGTTAAAGCTCGTCCCGGTCGCTACATAATCTACTGGGAGATCAGAGGAGAAGCAGAGGATAAAGCTCTTGAAGATTGCTGCAGAGAGATGGATGCTGGTTTTGTGGACCATGGTTACGTTGTGTCGAGGCGTATGAAGTCGATAGGACCGCTAGAGCTACGAGTGGTGGAACGTGGCACGTTTGGGAAAGTGGCGGAAAGGTGCGTTGGGAAATGCGGTGGCTTGAACCAGTTTAAGACTCCTAGGTGCACGACCAACTCGGTTATGCTTGACATACTTGATGGTTCTACTGTTAAGAGATTTAGCAGTTCGGCTTACAACTAA
- the LOC106402240 gene encoding uncharacterized protein LOC106402240, giving the protein MVFGKGSMKKSNLDRFLHCTTPVVPPQSLPKTEIRSLNRIWHQSEREKVEFFRLSDLWDCYDEWSAYGADVPIRLTNGESLVQYYVPYLSAIQIFISRSSLIRLRDESEYGESETRDSFSDSYSEESESDKLSRSAASDEGGLEHDANDRLGYLYLQHFERSAPYARVPLMDKINELARRYPGLMSLRSVDLSPASWMAVAWYPIYHIPMGRTIKDLSTCFLTYHTLSSSFQDMEPEENGGEKERARKEGEGVTLLPFGLATYKMQGNVWLREDDHGQDQERVLSLLSVADSWLKQLRVQHHDFNYFSRMAHR; this is encoded by the exons ATGGTGTTCGGTAAAGGGTCAATGAAAAAATCGAACCTTGACCGCTTCCTTCATTGCACAACACCTGTCGTGCCTCCCCAATCTCTCCCCAAG acGGAGATTAGGAGCTTGAATCGGATTTGGCACCAATCAGAGAGAGAAAAGGTTGAGTTTTTCAGATTAAGCGATCTCTGGGATTGCTACGATGAATGGAGTGCTTATGGAGCTGACGTTCCCATTCGTCTCACCAACGGCGAATCTCTTGTTCAGTACTACGTTCCTTACCTCTCTGCCATCCAGATCTTCATCTCTCGCTCTTCCTTGATCCGCTTAAG GGATGAGTCTGAGTATGGGGAGAGCGAGACGAGAGATTCGTTTAGTGATTCATATAGTGAAGAGAGTGAAAGTGATAAGCTTTCGAGAAGTGCTGCTTCTGATGAAGGAGGACTTGAGCATGACGCTAACGATCGTTTGGGCTATCTTTATTTACAACACTTTGAGAGATCAGCTCCTTATGCTAGAGTTCCTCTCATGGATAAG ATCAATGAGTTGGCTCGAAGGTACCCTGGATTGATGTCACTGAGAAGCGTCGATCTTTCACCGGCGAGTTGGATGGCTGTAGCGTGGTACCCTATTTACCATATACCTATGGGAAGGACCATCAAAGATTTGTCTACTTGTTTCCTCACTTATCAcactctttcatcttctttccaAG ATATGGAGCCAGAAGAGAATGGCGGGGAGAAGGAGAGGGCTCGGAAGGAAGGAGAAGGTGTGACTTTGCTTCCTTTCGGGTTAGCCACTTACAAGATGCAAGGCAATGTTTGGCTCAGAGAAGACGATCATGGCCAAGATCAAGAGCGAGTTCTGTCGCTTCTAAGTGTTGCTGATTCTTGGCTAAAGCAGCTGAGAGTCCAACACCATGACTTCAACTACTTTTCAAGAATGGCTCACCGATGA